A DNA window from Halorubrum sp. DM2 contains the following coding sequences:
- a CDS encoding acetylglutamate/acetylaminoadipate kinase produces the protein MNGTESDSTAEPPVVVKVGGAKAVDPAGAVGDVAHLVANGREVVVVHGGSTVVDETLERLGIEPEYVESASGVTGRFTDAETMEAFTMAMAGKLNTELTAQFRSAGVDAVGCSGVDGGLLSGPRKSAVRVVEDGKRKIRRGDHSGTIESVNAALLAGLLEDGYTPVVSPPMAGDEGDGEVTPVNADADRAAAAVAGALGADLVLLTDVSGVYADPDDPETRIDAAATPDELAAVEDAAEGFMGKKVMAAREALSGGSGRVVIADANVRDPVVAALGGAGTTIERSALGEDGAAGGDGSETENGGETA, from the coding sequence GTGAACGGGACCGAATCCGATTCCACGGCCGAACCGCCCGTCGTCGTGAAGGTCGGCGGCGCGAAGGCGGTCGATCCCGCCGGCGCGGTCGGCGACGTGGCGCACCTAGTCGCCAACGGGCGCGAGGTCGTCGTCGTCCACGGCGGCTCGACGGTCGTCGACGAGACGCTCGAACGGCTCGGAATCGAGCCGGAGTACGTCGAGTCCGCCTCCGGCGTCACGGGGCGGTTCACCGACGCGGAGACGATGGAGGCGTTCACGATGGCAATGGCTGGAAAACTCAACACCGAACTGACGGCGCAGTTCCGGTCGGCCGGGGTCGACGCGGTCGGCTGCTCCGGCGTCGACGGTGGCCTCCTCTCGGGACCGCGCAAGTCGGCCGTCCGCGTCGTCGAGGACGGCAAGAGGAAGATCCGCCGCGGCGACCACTCGGGGACGATCGAGTCGGTGAACGCCGCCCTCCTCGCCGGGCTCCTCGAAGACGGCTACACGCCCGTCGTCTCGCCGCCGATGGCGGGCGACGAGGGCGACGGCGAGGTCACTCCCGTCAACGCCGACGCCGACCGCGCGGCCGCGGCCGTCGCCGGCGCGCTCGGGGCAGACCTCGTCCTGCTGACCGACGTGTCCGGCGTGTACGCCGACCCGGACGACCCCGAGACGCGCATCGACGCGGCCGCGACGCCCGACGAGCTTGCGGCCGTCGAGGACGCCGCCGAGGGGTTCATGGGCAAGAAGGTGATGGCCGCGAGGGAGGCGCTGTCGGGCGGATCCGGCCGCGTCGTGATCGCGGACGCCAACGTCCGCGACCCGGTCGTCGCCGCGCTCGGCGGCGCGGGGACGACGATAGAGCGGTCGGCGCTCGGTGAGGACGGAGCGGCGGGCGGGGACGGCTCGGAGACGGAAAACGGAGGTGAGACCGCGTGA